In Oncorhynchus tshawytscha isolate Ot180627B linkage group LG23, Otsh_v2.0, whole genome shotgun sequence, the following proteins share a genomic window:
- the LOC112222647 gene encoding endothelin-2-like codes for MSAHTNLLLLITVCVSIQEGFGLPLSERPKSSDLAPPHRVRIKRCACNNQLDSECHYFCHLDIIWVNTPSKTTVYGLGSPLSRRRRSAGRCVCADSDDHTCTSFCQDRSMVRAPVRARGWAFPPRKEAARAPGLNER; via the exons ATGTCAGCACACACCAACCTGCTCCTtctcatcactgtgtgtgtgtccattcagGAAG GATTTGGACTTCCACTGTCAGAGAGGCCTAAATCCAGTGATCTGGCTCCACCTCACAGAGTGCGGATCAAACGCTGTGCCTGCAACAACCAGCTGGACTCTGAATGCCACTACTTTTGCCATCTCGACATCATCTGGGTCAACACACCAAG TAAGACCACTGTTTACGGCTTGGGCAGCCCTCTGTCACGTCGCCGTAGGTCTGCCGGTCGCTGTGTGTGTGCCGACTCTGACGACCACACCTGCACCAGCTTCTGTCAGGACAG ATCTATGGTCAGAGCCCCTGTGAGAGCCAGGGGATGGGCCTTTCCACCCAGGAAGGAAGCAGCCAGGGCCCCTGGGCTTAATGAGCGCTAA